In Pseudohongiella acticola, the sequence ACATTAATCAGAATACCTTTGCTTTGCAACAGGTGCGGAATGCCCGCATGGCTAAGCTGGGTGGTTGCGGTGACGTGCACATCCAGCAGCGCACGGTGTTTTTCCCATTCAATCTCACCCAGCCGGCCATCCTCGGCGTACCCGGCATTATTGACCAGTGCATCCAGATTTGGCAACTGACTGATGGTATCAACTAGGGCCTGTAAATCGTTGCGATAGGACAGGTCACCGGTCTGTACAGTAACCTCAATGTCGCATTCTTTTTTTAATCGCTCAGCCAGTCGGGTCAGTTCCTGCTCCCGGCGACCGGTCAGTAACAGATGATAGCCCTGACGGGCAAACGCATCAGCGTAGGCGGCGCCAATGCCGCTGGTGGCGCCGGTGATAACGGCCAGTCGTGGTGACATGGTTGACTCCTGCAGTCAGAAAACCCAGAGTATACCTGACGACTCAATACTTCTCGCGCTTTACCCCGGGAGCATTGAGTTTAGCTAAAACTCCAGTCATAACAGGAAGGAGACCGTCATGAAAATGAACACACTTAAAACTTTTGCCCTGCTCTGCTGTTTCTGGCTCAGCCCGGCAACACTGTCAGCCCAGGCAACAGATACCGATGTCAACGCCGAGGCGCTCGACGGCGCCATGGCGGCACTGGATGAGTTCATGGTCGCTTTTAACGGTCGTGACATGGAGGCCTGGGCTGCCACGCTGAATTATCCGCATGTGCGCTTCGCCAGCGGCACGGTGACGGTGTGGCAGAACGCCGAAGAGTTTGCCCGGGAAGCCACGTTTGCCAATCTTGAAGCAATCGGCTGGGACCATTCGCACTGGCTGAGCCGTGAACCGGTGCTGGTATCACCTGGCAAGGTGCATATCCACACGGTGTTTGAACGCTTCAATGGTTTCAACCAGCAGATCGGCACTTACCAGTCGCTGTATATCGTCACGCGCGACGAAGACGGCAACTGGGGTACGCAGGCACGCTCCAGCCTGGCACCGTAACCCTCACCGTGAAAAAGCCTGAGAATGATCCTGCCAGGCCGGCAGCAATGAATTGCAAATAGTAACGATTATCACTACTATTACGCATTTCGCAGCAGGATAACCCGGCATGACCGTCTTTTACTGGCAACACATCAGCGCGTTCTGGGCCGTCGCTGCCACCGGGGTGATGCTGATCGGCATCTGGCTGATTTACCGTTCCTGGCGCTGGCAAAAGCGCGGCGGCTTGCTGCCAGGCTGGGCGCTACTGGCGCTGTCACTGGCAACCTGGAGCCTGGCAGGTGGCACCTGGATTGGCCTGCCCATTGGCGCCTGTGCATTGATGCTACTGGTGCTTGCCTGGATTGCGCTGCAGGGGCAATGGACAACACTCGACCGGGTGCCATCGATCCGATCACCTGCAAACGCTCCGGTTGGCGACAGCACGTTGTCGTC encodes:
- a CDS encoding SDR family NAD(P)-dependent oxidoreductase, coding for MSPRLAVITGATSGIGAAYADAFARQGYHLLLTGRREQELTRLAERLKKECDIEVTVQTGDLSYRNDLQALVDTISQLPNLDALVNNAGYAEDGRLGEIEWEKHRALLDVHVTATTQLSHAGIPHLLQSKGILINVASVASWLPTTQSVLYGPTKAYVRSFTESVGLAYRQDGLKALALCPGFTITDFHSRMGIDPDTFYKDKGFTRAWTAQQVVSQSFKDLEKGRLVSVQGWNYKLLVFLMRHLPTSWMHAALARSSSTRFTENNP